From Cystobacter fuscus DSM 2262:
CGCACGGATGAGTCCTTCGTCCCGGGCGGGACGCTTCGGCCCCAGAGGCCGCCCGTCCACGAACTCCGAGCGTGGCTGACGAATGGGCTCCTTGTCGACGAACCACCCCGTCACCCCGAGATGGCCCATCACCAGATAGCACAGGCTCGGGATGGCCTCGACCTCACCGTGCCCCTCGACGATGCAGACAAGGCGGTTCACGACTCGGTGCCGGGAGAGCCGATCACATCGGGAGGTTCGCCCTCGATGCGCAGGGGCTCGCTCCTGATGAGTTCGGAGAGGCTGAAGAGCCCCTCGTTCAACACTTCGCGCTGAGCGTTCGCCAGCGGTCCTATCCGAGTCAGTCCATCCCGGTACCGGCAGACCAGGATCTCCTCGTCCCGCGCGGCATCGAGGAACTCCGGGCTGTGCGTCGTCACCAGAACGGCGCCTCGAGCGGAAGCCTCCTTGAGCACCTCATAGAGCACCGCAGCTGCGGCAGGGTGAACAGAGACTTCGGGCTCCTCGATGATCAGGCACCGACCCGGGGGCATCGTCCGTGCGGCGACGATGATGCCCAGCGCGCGCAGAGCCCCATCCGACATCTCGCGGATTCCAAAGCGAGCGTCTCCACCCGATTGCCGCTGAACGAACTCCACGAACAGGAACTGCCCGGCCTCGGAAACGGAGAGGTCCACCAACTCCGGAACCAGCCGTCTCATCGCGAGGAGAACCCCCTCGAAGGCAACTCCTCCCTCGGCCTTCAACCGCCGCAAGACCCCCGCCAGATTGCTTCCATCCTCTTCGAGTTCCGTGCTGGAGCTGACCAGATGGGGAGCCCGCATCTTGCTCAGATCCAGTTGGAGCCTGCGTGAGGCAGATGGCGAAGGCGTGAGCGGCTTCGACTGGCGGGCGAAGAGGGAAATGCTCGTGGTCGGAACAAACCCGTCCAAGCTCATCCACCCACTACCGATCCGCTCTTCTCCAAACCGGGGAACCAGTTCCTCGAGGTCTTCATCCTCCCTGACCAGAAGCTGCCCTCGACCCCCTTTGGTGCTGAATATCCACTCCGACCCAAACCGCCATTCCGTGCCGGAGTCTGGGAGCAACGAGAAAAACTGCTCCACGAATTCTCGATCCAGGTCCAAACGAGAATCCGCTCTACGAATCGTGACACTCGTCTCCTCGGTGTTGGGGATGCCCCACCGCCGGATCGAGGCGATGCCACCGCGCCGCTTGATGGCGGCCTCCGCGTCGAAGGAAATCTCGGTGGCGAGGAGCAGGGCGTCGGCGAAGTTGGACTTTCCGCTGCCGTTGGCGCCCACCAGGACCGTGAACGGGGCGAGCACCACGTCGGCCTTCTCGATGCTCCGGTAGTTGCTCAACGAGACGCGTTGCCACATGCGGCGTTCTTCGCGCCTCTCCCCCACCGAGTCAATCCAACTTCTTCACGTGTCCCACTCGAACGTGTCCGCGGCTTCCTCGATGATGCGGGGGGCCAGCACCTTGAGCAGATCCTCCGGCTTCGCCCCGCCCGCGTGGAGCTCCACGTCCCCGAGCAGCGTTTGATCCGGGTAGCTGATGCACGCCATCGTCACCTGCAGTCCTCCGCTCTCGGTGTCGTGGATCTCCGCCTGCAACCGGAAGCCGCGCACGCCGAACTTGCGCAGCACCCCCTGCGCCGCCGCCTTGTTCTCCCTCGCGGGGGCGACCATCGCGCCCATCTGCGCGAGCTTGCGCCTCATCCGCGCCTCGGTGGAGCGCAGCACTTCCGGCGACAACTGGCCCGTCCTGTCCTTCACGTCGACGAGCTGCACGTAGAACCGGGGAGCCTGCTCCTTCAACGACTGCAGCGTCTTGAGCGACGCCAGGATGGCCGCCCGTGCCGCCGAGTCCGGCTCGCCCTTGCGCGCCTTGAGGCACTCCACCCCGGCCACTTCCTTCAGCACGCCCAACGCCTGGGCCGCCGCCGCGCGCACCTGCTCGCTCGTGTCCTTCAAGCCCTCGCACAGGGGCCCGAGCGCCTCGGGATCATCCGAGGCCCCCAGTCCCGACGCGGCCCGCGAGCGCGCTCCCGGTTCCATCCCCTGCCCGAGCTGTCGGCTCAGGGAGGCCGTCCGAGCATCCACCTGGGCCACGGCCGTGGACGCGGCCCCCCAGGACAACAGCGCGATCAAAGACAGTGCACACCGCTTGACGGAATGACGCATTCGAGCCCTCCGTGCCCCGCGAGGTGCGGGGCCCCCCGGCTCGTCCAGTCTACCTCCATTTATATGCGGTCGCGGAATCGGCGATCACCCGCGGAACCAGCGCCGCGAGGATCTCTCCCGGCTCGCCCTCCGAGCCCTGGACATCCACGCTCCCCAGCAATTGCTTGCCCGGATAACGCAGGCACAGCACCACCAGCATCAGCCCTCCTGTGGGGCCCGGACGCACCTCGGGAACGAGCCGGTAGCCGGACAACTTGCGCTTGCGCAACACGTCACGCGCCCGCGCCTCGGTCTCCTTCTCCGGCGCCAGCTCCGCACCCACCTGGAACAAGGCGCGCCGCAGCCGGGCCTCGGTCAGCTTCACCAGCTCCGGCGACAGTGTGCCCGTCGTGTCCTTGAGCGGCGCCAGCATCACGTACAGCCGGGCGGGTCGTGCCTGGAGCGCGCGCAGCGCCTTCAGGGCGGACGTCAGGGCGGCCTGGACCTGGGGGTCCGTCTCCTCCTTGCGCGCCTCCAAACACACCACCGCGCCGGGCTCCGCCAGCTTCTCCAGGGCCGAGGCCGCCGCTGCCCGCACCTCGGGGCTCTCGTCCGCGAGCCCCGCGCACAAGGGCGGCATCGCCTCGGGATCATCCGACTCGCCCAACAGCCGCGCCGCCTGGAGCCGGTGCGCCACCACCGGGCCCTGCTTCAGCGTCTTCGCCAGCGAGGCGGTCTGGGCATCCGCCTGTGCCAGCACGGAGGGGGGAAAGGCGAGCAGGAGGAAGGCGACAAGGTGGGAGGAGAAGCGCATGGTGGGAAACCGAGCGTATCGCGGCCCGCAAGAAACACAGCGGCCCCGCCACTTGTGGCATATACCCTCACCATGT
This genomic window contains:
- a CDS encoding HEAT repeat domain-containing protein, whose amino-acid sequence is MRFSSHLVAFLLLAFPPSVLAQADAQTASLAKTLKQGPVVAHRLQAARLLGESDDPEAMPPLCAGLADESPEVRAAAASALEKLAEPGAVVCLEARKEETDPQVQAALTSALKALRALQARPARLYVMLAPLKDTTGTLSPELVKLTEARLRRALFQVGAELAPEKETEARARDVLRKRKLSGYRLVPEVRPGPTGGLMLVVLCLRYPGKQLLGSVDVQGSEGEPGEILAALVPRVIADSATAYKWR
- a CDS encoding HEAT repeat domain-containing protein; the encoded protein is MRHSVKRCALSLIALLSWGAASTAVAQVDARTASLSRQLGQGMEPGARSRAASGLGASDDPEALGPLCEGLKDTSEQVRAAAAQALGVLKEVAGVECLKARKGEPDSAARAAILASLKTLQSLKEQAPRFYVQLVDVKDRTGQLSPEVLRSTEARMRRKLAQMGAMVAPARENKAAAQGVLRKFGVRGFRLQAEIHDTESGGLQVTMACISYPDQTLLGDVELHAGGAKPEDLLKVLAPRIIEEAADTFEWDT
- a CDS encoding AAA family ATPase, whose amino-acid sequence is MWQRVSLSNYRSIEKADVVLAPFTVLVGANGSGKSNFADALLLATEISFDAEAAIKRRGGIASIRRWGIPNTEETSVTIRRADSRLDLDREFVEQFFSLLPDSGTEWRFGSEWIFSTKGGRGQLLVREDEDLEELVPRFGEERIGSGWMSLDGFVPTTSISLFARQSKPLTPSPSASRRLQLDLSKMRAPHLVSSSTELEEDGSNLAGVLRRLKAEGGVAFEGVLLAMRRLVPELVDLSVSEAGQFLFVEFVQRQSGGDARFGIREMSDGALRALGIIVAARTMPPGRCLIIEEPEVSVHPAAAAVLYEVLKEASARGAVLVTTHSPEFLDAARDEEILVCRYRDGLTRIGPLANAQREVLNEGLFSLSELIRSEPLRIEGEPPDVIGSPGTES